In one window of Fulvia fulva chromosome 5, complete sequence DNA:
- a CDS encoding Endo-1,6-beta-D-glucanase neg1: protein MPIQNELLYSTAAYPSMYIYDYENALLIKNRIAPALTQANLMTQIWAYDHNIDHHRCPQTVRDNTSVNTVAWHCYSGGWDVLSQSHASNPTVLQYMTECWTPSTSPWYNAAAFAM from the exons ATGCCGATCCAGAACGAACTGCTCTACTCCACCGCTGCATACCCAAGCATGTACATCTACGACTACGAAAATGCTCTCCTGATCAAGAACCGCATCGCGCCAGCTTTGACTCAGGCCAATCTCATGACCCAAATTTGGGCGTACGATCACAATATAG ACCATCATAGATGCCCACAAACAGTCCGAGACAATACCAGCGTTAATACGGTCGCCTGGCACTGCTACTCTGGCGGCTGGGACGTTCTCTCCCAGTCTCACGCCTCCAACCCCACTGTTCTCCAATACATGACCGAATGCTGGACCCCTTCCACCTCACCTTGGTacaacgccgctgccttcgcCATGTGA
- a CDS encoding DNA replication complex GINS protein PSF3 produces MASKYYDPDAILTEAQKAPCTFELTVPELSALNAGSTVEVGTKLDLPLWLAEMLAMSKPAGPSSSLASMDVPSALGPKVMAALAAGPKSVDIRAQAQWFYGMGERILNLFDDEELADVLSKTFRERALEIADKAQNTRSMGEGDEFMRGLERSERELFRAAHEGNAAVKKWSVTSSRP; encoded by the exons ATGGCCTCGAAATACTACGACCCCGACGCCATCCTCACCGAAGCTCAAAAGGCTCCCTGCACATTCGAGCTCACTGTACCCGAGCTCAGTGCGCTGAACGCCGGCTCCACGGTCGAGGTCGGCACCAAATTGGATCTTCCACTATGGCTGGCGGAAATGCTCGCCATGTCCAAACCTGCGGGACCTTCATCTTCGTTGGCATCGATGGATGTGCCATCGGCTCTTGGTCCCAAGGTCATGGCTGCCTTGGCGGCTGGACCAAAGTCTGTCGACATTCGTGCCCAGGCTCAGTGGTTCTATGGTATGGGTGAGAGGATTCTGAATCTGTTCGACGATGAGGAGCTGGCAGATGTTTTGAGTAAG ACCTTCAGAGAACGTGCACTGGAGATCGCAGACAAGGCACAGAACACCCGCTCGATGGGAGAGGGCGATGAGTTCATGAGAGGCCTTGAACGCAGCGAGCGCGAAC TATTTCGTGCTGCTCACGAAGGCAACGCTGCTGTCAAGAAGTGGTCCGTCACCTCCAGTCGTCCTTGA
- a CDS encoding Proteasome activator complex subunit 4: MADDGPVHDRVADLLGQANGHADAGNDASRATSPGAPGYRSADTTGDGDAELERLGRSRPRTFPYTKYLPYDTETRDKREQDLDEMIKHLYVSVASGDFSPGAVHWTKEIRGWMGLKFDLTKQQRIALVKLYYELSLAPGLEYAVSERFSSMFMVLTKRKHYLRPGKDLTLDWRPLFKELKVFILPSETSTQNTYSSKRNYRTLTKTCTFAQLFFDPRDIPAILEEFLPYYSMSFSEHAFVVLGLFNLMLPTAAPPPDEPNLQPQYYLPTLFHLWSTVNRSMMADMKLLDIFSRQARDCLGAEQVPFGPNGIFTEEQSSLIFTAVLRLLEIPVGQATTPYSPSVDVGAGAAVFLDRDPRKHPVAHSIARWIVMSMSPQCLDASNEQSVLHRLEGLIQGIETFFHPSNSGGWTKTLSQLVYYLADFFVMRWNREQSGEYDIPEDRKLNDTVKHRFVLCLREVTFMGIYAKSGTAMNFSLSTLQSLAALEPNLILPGALQRIYPAMQGLVEVHRTISSIRALQMLSRIIARTKGFRCHLTTLLGLALPGIDANDLDKTMHSLAFVQSVCYNIPLHDLTVQPRREKSELNGDYEMVDASSPPSGSTGTGIAVEWVTAQVNRFEQGGPGIEIDYANELSDEDEEMILKSSTAGFQEFLISFIGKVFTLLQNLPDAARVKSGSPEENVVNTLPATFSPLLASLSPQLYDVALEHIARFVSNHVVHQARDAMAFICNALVKISPKKALHRLLPDLISSIRTEISENGAGSTRTTGSEILPRDRALVWHVSLLSMCVVHVGRDVLDFKDDLFNIAVFMQDTCKGIPLVHVSNFVHHLLLNLTVTYTMDFDLFNQEDIDKGLTSQSWGYNVDPTSLDIKWHVPEQSELDFAVKIFEAQGGRALDALEKLTADTASTKRDGVGKDWSDEVSRNLVLLRLTISGMSRLFRSDDGSVTPFTFADLTPNSSDDNIAMTASEIDSDANDSAVDLDGPDDEKIRRTFQYPTGYPLEVGSASYESVHRMRVRAGETLHRVHEFLIKNQPDDVPCFNSLYSAYKSWFVDIGIERSAHVLDRLTRLLAADIHPFKTSGTRKEYPRPLLVRRANLYHFQRLRFNEHPRAASDLDKTLLLDLAHSSTSVYTDIRRTAQSAGEQAVKSITGAKALIVPPLLDALEDALKKGDHPRIKGAVFSLLFGSLAKLIGRNWKFAPRMIRLFIKVSEADRPSIQKLVGHSSLTIQDMTKALDRMVILDEDTLAAIWPKDASPPGRTIASTVENTRGLVESKRTKLKKRRVVVEKSKSELAAELIVSVKNSHWKKASRTAVMAIGLDYRFETIASEGMLELILKGVVDPHPNLRILYATSLNAIFSLTQTRALVGHKYENYLLDAQKDPDEVSIPTERDDPTWTQRYLESFAKPEADAYIDSDYPGWLVWQKTMRGFRVGPSQLEYDELETKVRSKMGSYIDRTWVSTLFGYMKQEPRDGQDRFRMSSSMIVAYAMDLLSDGHTKVDFEDLKDLTLAVYGDGSDKHQHRALSEIMGAMLSSSEDFEPVLRTEIWEFAFPIVRRIFSDGLTPENSSYWQTFVTLIVGGKDPRRAWPLVDWLASFRLDMDSSAAFKESSKVQLLQLVIGATGWHFQLHQPIADDFLEHLDHPYKSVREIVGSTLSTIFRSRYHESYKDVPSLLEAQKAASSVGTRPYQPTEEFSGIVKNTFERLAQWRRERPIGTQQPTPYTQASKTVLLWLDGSLAQHDCTSLVPFFPEIMEELLHMMDIKEDPELQSLAYHVFRHQPNIAHRPGEDEAFVASLVKIGRESTSWHQRLRVLINIQVIYFRQLFLMPRKQAEDLFLCVREMLHDTQLEVRLGAQATLGGMVRCSPIDFREKKVADLKKHFANLLLKNPLPKRPRGGALNKEGTSTPTPEQNKLVLTRHAAVLGLGALVQAFPYTSPPPQWLPEVLATLAGKAASDPGMVGKSVKTVLSDFKKTRQDTWHVDVKVFEPEQLEDLEGVLWKSYFA; encoded by the exons ATGGCCGACGATGGCCCCGTCCACGATCGCGTGGCAGATCTGCTGGGCCAGGCAAATGGACATGCAGACGCTGGCAACGATGCCTCGCGAGCAACATCGCCTGGCGCGCCTGGTTATCGCAGTGCGGATACCACCGGTGATGGCGACGCCGAGCTCGAGCGCCTAGGACGCAGCAGACCGAGGACCTTCCCGTACACCAAATACCTACCCTACGACACCGAGACACGCGATAAGAGAGAGCAAGATCTGGATGAGATGATCAAGCATCTGTATGTGTCAGTCGCCTCGGGAGACTTCTCGCCCGGCGCCGTGCATTGGACAAAGGAGATACGCGGATGGATGGGCCTCAAGTTCGACTTGACCAAGCAGCAGCGCATCGCCTTGGTGAAGCTCTACTACGAGCTCTCTCTGGCGCCTGGCCTCGAGTATGCGGTGAGCGAGAGATTTTCCAGCATGTTCATGGTCCTCACCAAGCGCAAGCACTATCTGCGCCCTGGCAAGGACCTCACACTGGACTGGCGGCCGCTGTTCAAAGAGCTGAAAGTCTTCATCCTGCCTTCGGAAACCAGCACGCAGAACACATACAGCAGCAAGAGGAACTACCGAACTTTGACCAAGACATGCACGTTCGCGCAGCTGTTCTTCGATCCCCGGGACATCCCTGCGATATTGGAAGAGTTCCTGCCATACTACAGCATGTCTTTCTCGGAGCATGCCTTCGTTGTGCTTGGTCTGTTCAACTTGATGCTGCCAACCGCAGCACCTCCGCCAGACGAACCAAACCTCCAGCCGCAGTACTATCTGCCTACTCTGTTCCATCTTTGGTCTACTGTGAACAGATCAATGATGGCAGACATGAAACTCTTGGACATTTTCTCCAGACAGGCACGGGATTGTCTCGGCGCTGAACAAGTTCCATTCGGTCCAAACGGTATCTTCACCGAAGAGCAGTCGTCACTCATCTTCACAGCCGTGCTGCGCTTACTCGAGATTCCCGTCGGCCAAGCGACAACACCTTACAGTCCTTCGGTTGATGTTGGCGCAGGTGCTGCTGTCTTCCTGGATAGAGATCCTCGGAAGCATCCGGTCGCACACAGCATCGCGAGGTGGATTGTCATGTCCATGTCACCCCAATGTCTGGACGCGAGCAATGAACAGTCTGTGCTGCATCGTCTTGAGGGACTGATTCAGGGCATCGAGACCTTCTTTCACCCTTCGAATTCAGGAGGCTGGACTAAGACTCTGTCTCAACTAGTGTATTACCTGGCAGACTTCTTCGTCATGCGCTGGAACCGTGAGCAGAGCGGTGAGTACGACATTCCCGAGGACCGAAAGCTCAACGACACCGTGAAGCATCGATTTGTGCTCTGCCTCCGCGAAGTCACATTCATGGGAATCTACGCCAAGAGTGGAACAGCTATGAACTTCAGCCTGAGCACGCTACAGAGCTTGGCTGCACTCGAACCGAATCTCATTCTACCGGGTGCGTTACAGCGCATCTACCCAGCCATGCAAGGCCTTGTTGAGGTGCACCGAACGATATCGTCGATCCGTGCGTTACAGATGCTGAGCAGAATCATCGCAAGAACGAAGGGTTTCAGGTGTCATCTCACCACTTTGCTTGGTCTGGCACTGCCGGGCATCGATGCCAACGATCTTGACAAAACTATGCATTCTTTGGCTTTCGTCCAGTCAGTGTGCTACAACATCCCGCTTCATGACTTGACGGTGCAACCACGACGAGAGAAGAGCGAGCTCAACGGCGACTACGAAATGGTCGACGCGTCTTCGCCGCCCTCGGGCAGTACTGGTACTGGCATCGCAGTCGAGTGGGTCACCGCACAAGTCAACCGCTTCGAGCAAGGGGGACCCGGGATTGAGATCGACTATGCAAACGAACTATCTGATGAAGACGAAGAGATGATCCTCAAGTCTTCTACAGCAGGCTTCCAGGAGTTTCTCATAAGCTTCATCGGTAAAGTGTTTACACTACTGCAGAATCTGCCAGATGCAGCTCGCGTCAAGAGCGGCAGTCCAGAGGAGAACGTCGTCAACACCCTGCCTGCTACCTTCAGCCCACTGCTCGCGAGTCTGAGTCCACAGCTTTATGATGTTGCACTCGAGCACATTGCGCGATTCGTCTCGAACCATGTCGTGCATCAAGCGAGGGATGCGATGGCCTTCATCTGCAACGCTTTGGTCAAGATCTCGCCGAAGAAGGCACTTCACAGACTGTTGCCGGACCTGATTTCATCCATTCGAACTGAGATCAGCGAGAACGGTGCAGGCTCCACACGAACGACGGGTAGCGAGATCCTGCCAAGAGATCGAGCTCTCGTGTGGCATGTGTCGTTGCTCAGCATGTGCGTGGTGCATGTTGGTCGAGATGTCCTCGACTTCAAGGATGATCTATTCAACATTGCGGTGTTCATGCAAGATACCTGCAAGGGTATCCCACTCGTACACGTCTCCAACTTCGTGCACCATCTGCTGCTCAACCTTACAGTGACCTACACCATGGACTTTGATCTTTTCAACCAAGAAGACATCGACAAGGGTCTCACAAGCCAGAGCTGGGGCTATAACGTGGACCCAACCAGTCTGGACATCAAATGGCACGTTCCAGAGCAGAGCGAACTCGACTTTGCCGTCAAGATCTTCGAAGCTCAAGGTGGTCGCGCGCTGGACGCTCTGGAGAAGCTCACTGCCGACACTGCGTCCACGAAGCGCGATGGTGTTGGCAAAGACTGGTCCGATGAGGTCTCCCGAAACCTGGTCTTGCTTCGTTTGACCATTTCCGGCATGTCACGCCTGTTCCGATCCGACGATGGCTCTGTCACTCCCTTCACCTTTGCCGATCTGACGCCAAATTCATCGGACGATAACATCGCCATGACTGCCAGCGAGATCGACTCGGACGCAAACGACAGTGCCGTTGATCTTGATGGTCCTGACGACGAGAAGATTCGACGTACTTTCCAGTATCCCACAGGGTATCCACTGGAGGTGGGCAGTGCATCTTACGAGTCTGTCCATCGCATGCGTGTCCGCGCTGGTGAGACACTGCACAGAGTCCACGAGTTCTTGATCAAGAACCAGCCGGATGATGTCCCATGCTTCAACTCATTATACAGCGCTTACAAGTCCTGGTTCGTGGATATCGGCATAGAGCGCTCTGCCCACGTGCTCGACAGACTCACCAGGTTACTGGCTGCAGACATCCATCCCTTCAAGACTTCCGGCACGAGAAAGGAGTATCCCAGGCCATTACTGGTACGCCGAGCGAACCTCTACCACTTCCAACGACTGCGGTTCAACGAGCATCCACGGGCTGCTTCAGACCTGGACAAGACACTTCTTCTTGACTTGGCGCACTCCAGCACATCGGTGTACACCGACATCCGTCGTACTGCGCAATCAGCCGGCGAGCAGGCTGTAAAGAGCATCACAGGAGCCAAAGCTCTTATCGTGCCTCCTCTCCTGGATGCACTCGAAGACGCCTTGAAGAAGGGTGATCATCCGAGAATTAAGGGTGCGGTCTTCTCCTTACTCTTCGGAAGCCTGGCAAAGCTGATCGGGCGAAATTGGAAGTTCGCTCCACGAATGATCAGATTGTTCATCAAAGTCTCGGAAGCAGATCGTCCAAGCATCCAGAAGTTGGTTGGGCACTCCAGTCTCACAATACAGGACATGACCAAAGCCCTGGACAGAATGGTGATCCTCGACGAGGACACTTTGGCTGCAATATGGCCAAAGGACGCCTCGCCACCCGGCAGAACCATTGCTTCGACCGTTGAAAACACACGAGGCCTCGTCGAGTCGAAGCGGACCAAGCTGAAGAAGCGACGAGTCGTTGTGGAGAAGAGCAAGTCTGAGTTGGCTGCCGAGTTGATCGTATCGGTCAAGAACAGCCACTGGAAGAAAGCCAGTCGCACCGCTGTCATGGCCATTGGACTCGACTACCGCTTCGAGACCATTGCTTCGGAAGGTATGCTCGAGCTCATCCTGAAGGGTGTTGTTGACCCGCATCCGAACCTCCGCATTCTGTACGCCACATCACTTAACGCCATCTTCAGTCTGACGCAGACTCGCGCACTCGTTGGGCACAAATACGAAAACTATCTCCTCGATGCGCAGAAGGATCCAGACGAGGTGTCCATCCCGACTGAACGCGACGACCCGACTTGGACTCAACGCTACCTCGAATCTTTTGCCAAACCAGAAGCTGATGCGTACATCGATAGCGACTACCCTGGTTGGCTCGTGTGGCAGAAGACAATGCGAGGCTTCCGCGTTGGGCCTAGTCAGCTTGAGTACGATGAGCTTGAGACGAAAGTACGTAGCAAGATGGGCTCGTACATCGACCGTACCTGGGTGTCGACACTCTTTGGCTACATGAAGCAAGAGCCACGTGACGGCCAGGACCGCTTTCGCATGTCCAGCTCCATGATCGTCGCATACGCCATGGACCTCTTGTCTGATGGTCACACGAAGGTGGACTTTGAAGACCTCAAGGACTTGACACTAGCAGTCTATGGCGACGGATCTGACAAGCATCAACATCGTGCTCTGTCTGAGATTATGGGCGCCATGCTCAGCAGCTCAGAAGACTTTGAGCCTGTGCTGAGAACCGAGATCTGGGAGTTTGCCTTCCCGATCGTGCGTCGTATCTTCAGCGATGGCTTGACACCCGAGAACAGCTCATACTGGCAGACCTTCGTGACCCTTATTGTGGGCGGCAAGGATCCGCGTCGCGCTTGGCCGCTTGTCGATTGGCTCGCTAGCTTCCGACTGGATATGGACAGCAGCGCGGCCTTCAAGGAGAGCTCGAAGGTGCAGCTACTGCAGCTCGTGATTGGCGCGACTGGATGGCACTTCCAGCTACATCAACCTATCGCCGATGACTTCTTGGAGCATCTTGACCATCCATACAAGAGTGTGAGGGAGATCGTAGGCAGTACGCTGTCCACCATCTTCCGTTCGAGATACCACGAGTCGTACAAAGACGTACCCTCTCTGCTGGAAGCGCAGAAGGCTGCTTCATCTGTCGGCACCAGGCCATATCAGCCTACCGAGGAGTTCTCTGGCATTGTGAAGAACACCTTCGAGCGTCTTGCTCAGTGGAGAAGGGAACGCCCGATCGGTACACAACAGCCGACTCCCTACACACAAGCGAGCAAGACCGTGCTGCTCTGGCTAGATGGATCGCTGGCACAGCATGACTGCACCTCCCTTGTTCCATTCTTCCCTGAGATCATGGAGGAGCTGTTACACATGATGGACATCAAGGAAGACCCAGAACTACAATCCCTCGCGTACCACGTCTTCCGTCACCAGCCAAACATTGCTCACCGGCCAGGTGAAGACGAAGCTTTCGTTGCTTCTCTCGTGAAGATTGGCAGAGAGTCGACGTCATGGCACCAACGTCTGAGAGTGCTCATCAACATCCAAGTCATCTACTTCCGCCAACTCTTCCTCATGCCCCGCAAGCAAGCAGAAGACCTCTTCCTCTGCGTCCGAGAAATGCTGCACGACACGCAACTCGAAGTGCGACTCGGTGCACAGGCCACTCTCGGCGGCATGGTCCGATGCTCACCGATCGATTTCCGTGAGAAGAAGGTCGCAGATTTGAAGAAGCACTTTGCCAATCTGCTGCTCAAGAATCCTCTCCCGAAGAGACCCAGAGGCGGCGCTCTCAACAAGGAAGGAACGAGCACACCTACACCCGAGCAGAACAAGCTCGTCCTGACACGACATGCTGCTGTGCTGGGTCTCGGCGCACTCGTACAGGCGTTCCCGTACACCTCGCCGCCGCCGCAGTGGTTGCCAGAGGTGCTTGCCACGCTTGCTGGCAAGGCCGCTAGTGATCCAGGTATGGTGGGGAAGAGTGTGAAGACGGTGCTCAGTGATTTCAAGAAGACGAGGCAGGATACTTGGCATGTTGATGTGAAG GTCTTCGAACCCGAACAGCTGGAAGATCTGGAGGGTGTGCTGTGGAAGAGCTACTTCGCTTAG
- a CDS encoding Mitochondrial metalloendopeptidase OMA1 — translation MSVPRTLLAFRPALRSATRSFTTTTSTPSFTSRSSIPFQQPRPRTDWQQTWHQSQKRTYRRQAFSYRRFQQSRALFQTCAARPTFYYEVGGIAFIVGAFYVYNLEAVPVSGRNRFNIVSRETEQAIGGQMYQQTMQEFSGKLMSPLSKEHRQVQRVLDRLIPHSGLADEKWEIHVINDDMKNAFVIPGGKVFVFRGILDICQGDDGLAAVLGHEIAHNVAHHAAERMSQSFLTLPVVLITSLLVGGDASLWQFVSQLAFTWPGSRTQEAEADYIGLLMMSESCYNPEAAVGLWLRMEKEEQAAPPQFLSTHPSSHNRVEKIRSWLPEAEVKYESGDCAAIRPFANDFRQATGLARW, via the exons ATGTCCGTACCGCGCACCTTGCTGGCCTTCCGTCCAGCCCTCCGATCAGCAACCCGAAGCTTCACGACCACCACATCGACGCCATCATTCACCTCACGATCGAGCATACCCTTCCAGCAGCCACGACCGCGGACAGACTGGCAGCAGACATGGCATCAATCTCAGAAGCGCACATACCGACGACAAGCATTCAGCTACCGGCGCTTCCAACAATCGCGAGCCCTCTTTCAGACCTGCGCTGCACGACCAACCTTCTACTATGAAGTCGGTGGCATAGCCTTCATCGTTGGAGCTTTCTACGTCTACAACCTCGAAGCCGTCCCAGTCTCTGGCCGCAACCGTTTCAACATCGTCAGCCGGGAAACAGAACAAGCCATAGGCGGACAAATGTACCAGCAGACCATGCAAGAGTTCAGCGGAAAGCTCATGTCGCCTCTCAGCAAAGAACACCGTCAAGTGCAAAGAGTCCTCGATCGCTTGATCCCACACTCAGGCCTGGCAGATGAGAAGTGGGAGATACACGTCATCAACGACGATATGAAGAACGCGTTCGTGATACCCGGCGGGAAGGTGTTCGTCTTCCGAGGCATTCTGGATATATGTCAAGGCGACGATGGGCTGGCTGCTGTCTTGGGGCATGAGATTGCCCATAATGTGGCGCATCATGCTGCCGAGAGGATGAGCCAGAGCTTCCTTACCTTGCCGGTGGTGCTGATCACCAGTCTTCTTGTCGGCGGCGATGCAAGTCTCTGGCAGTTCGTCAGTCAGCTAGCTTTCACATGGCCTGGTTCTCGGACTCAGGAAGCCGAGGCCGACTATATTGGATTGCTGATGATGTCGGAAAGTTGCTATAACCCTGAGGCTGCTGTTGGGTTGTGGCTTCGGATGGAGAAGGAGGAGCAAGCTGCGCCGCCTCAGTTCTTGAGTACTCATCCTTCCAGTCATAATCGAGTTGAAAAGATTAGATCGTGGCTACCGGAGGCTGAGGTCAAATATGAAAGCGGCGATTGTGCTGCTATTAGACCTTTTG CCAACGACTTCCGACAAGCCACCGGCTTGGCGCGATGGTGA
- a CDS encoding Mitochondrial protein — MPSSCKDIRAALAECLQKSDCMLIHRNSASDCIRPPLKDDLPTQCQQLIHGYGQCKRGQVDMRKRFRGNKPISTSPELEGEGRNPMLYAGKGIDEQVKEIKESEKEEYESFTRNDGMEDLRKK; from the exons ATGCCATCCTCCTGCAAAGACATCC GAGCCGCGCTCGCCGAATGTCTCCAGAAAAGCGACTGCATGCTCATCCACCGAAACTCCGCCTCCGACTGTATCCGACCGCCGCTCAAAGACGACCTCCCAACGCAGTGCCAGCAGCTCATTCACGGCTACGGCCAGTGCAAGCGAGGCCAGGTCGACATGCGAAAACGATTCCGTGGCAACAAGCCCATCTCTACGAGCCCCGAGCTGGAAGGAGAAGGCAGGAATCCTATGCTATACGCTGGCAAGGGTATTGATGAGCAGGTCAAGGAGATCAAGGAGAGCGAGAAGGAGGAGTATGAGTCGTTTACGAGGAATGATGGCATGGAGGATCTGAGGAAGAAGTGA
- a CDS encoding putative lipase → MAPIPFIGRLHIHEYLALGASFVLLGFEVLARTITLLLPTPIIRFLYRLSRNAFNSLSSPYSRRARNKKKSVSSPIAQAHDFVEICELSGYYAEEHVVQTKDGYLLGIHRLAWRRGEEDKRVNSGPGSVQKKVVYLHHGLMMNSEVWVCITEKERCLAFQLVEQGYDVWLGNNRGNKYSKKSLHYGPTEVPFWNFSMDQFAFHDIPDSINYILDTTSQPSLSYIGFSQGTAQAFATLSINPTLNQKVDVFVALAPAMAPPGLASGIVSSLVKSNPEVLFLLFGRRAILGSTTMWQALLYPAIFQWVIDKSLKFLFGWKALNIAPHQKLAAYPHLFSFTSTKSVVHWFQIIRNGNFQMFDDEVTSPTSFSTGSKYYKVAKFPTRNIKTPIVLVYGGSDSLVDINIMLKELPKHTIAKCVPKYEHLDLLWASDVDKLVFPHVLQALNDFAQGDNKGESLEWRKDMRLPRPSIFDTTNMGTPNGSQPPGYSEDERARAVFSPSGMPQTPAFEYQRRTITEEQMDESDEDDYADDTPPQTSESVAFIPSSFAHTSAAGATLPDSTSVRPSSSSTNATFTSHQRRPQSQPPISSKSPPRPTQNMERLETDHIDRLGHINSIQAQRLLHEIRAEEVVNRYRQNGNGDGNSGGPTTPVKSSIDVEPSSESGAAATSIDTDKTMVPRSRPEGWWSSTSSSSDNLVDSSTPTRQR, encoded by the coding sequence ATGGCACCCATCCCCTTCATCGGCCGTCTCCACATCCACGAGTACCTTGCATTGGGAGCTTCCTTCGTCCTGCTCGGCTTCGAAGTTCTCGCTCGAACGATAACGCTCCTCTTACCAACACCGATAATCCGCTTCCTGTACAGACTTAGTCGAAATGCATTCAACAGCTTGTCCTCTCCGTACTCGCGACGAGCAAGAAACAAAAAGAAGAGCGTGTCCAGTCCCATAGCCCAGGCGCATGACTTTGTCGAGATATGCGAGCTGTCTGGCTACTACGCCGAAGAGCACGTCGTTCAGACGAAAGATGGCTACCTCCTGGGTATACATCGTCTAGCATGGCGACGAGGGGAGGAAGACAAGCGCGTCAATTCTGGACCGGGCAGCGTACAGAAGAAGGTCGTCTACCTCCACCATGGTCTGATGATGAACAGCGAGGTGTGGGTGTGCATCACAGAAAAGGAAAGGTGTCTGGCTTTCCAGCTTGTCGAGCAGGGGTATGATGTCTGGCTTGGGAACAACCGCGGCAACAAGTACAGCAAGAAGAGTCTACACTATGGTCCGACGGAAGTGCCCTTCTGGAACTTCAGTATGGATCAGTTTGCTTTCCATGATATTCCTGACAGCATCAACTACATCTTGGATACGACCTCTCAACCGAGCTTGTCATATATTGGTTTCAGCCAAGGCACAGCACAGGCTTTCGCGACACTATCGATCAACCCGACACTGAACCAAAAGGTTGATGTCTTCGTCGCATTGGCTCCCGCCATGGCGCCTCCAGGATTGGCGTCTGGAATCGTCAGCTCTCTGGTCAAATCGAACCCCGAAGTCTTGTTTCTGCTGTTCGGCCGACGTGCTATCCTTGGTAGCACAACCATGTGGCAGGCGCTGCTGTATCCTGCCATCTTCCAATGGGTTATCGACAAGAGTCTCAAGTTCTTGTTCGGATGGAAAGCGCTCAACATAGCCCCGCACCAGAAGCTTGCCGCATACCCGCATCTCTTCTCGTTCACCAGCACCAAGAGCGTGGTCCATTGGTTCCAGATCATCCGTAATGGCAACTTCCAGATGTTCGACGATGAAGTCACGAGTCCCACCAGCTTTAGTACAGGAAGCAAGTACTACAAAGTCGCCAAGTTCCCGACCAGGAACATCAAGACTCCGATCGTGCTGGTGTATGGTGGGAGTGACAGCTTGGTCGATATCAACATCATGTTGAAGGAGCTCCCGAAGCACACCATTGCAAAGTGTGTACCAAAGTACGAACATCTGGATCTGCTCTGGGCGAGCGATGTCGACAAGCTTGTCTTCCCACATGTGTTGCAGGCTTTGAACGACTTCGCTCAAGGGGACAACAAAGGCGAGTCACTTGAATGGAGGAAAGACATGCGCTTGCCACGACCTAGCATTTTCGACACTACCAATATGGGTACTCCCAACGGCTCTCAACCACCAGGCTACTCCGAAGACGAAAGGGCTCGCGCTGTCTTTTCTCCCAGTGGAATGCCGCAAACCCCAGCATTTGAGTACCAACGTCGCACAATCACGGAAGAGCAAATGGACGAAAGCGACGAAGACGACTACGCCGACGATACACCTCCGCAGACTTCAGAAAGCGTCGCCTTCATCCCGTCATCCTTCGCACACACTTCCGCTGCGGGTGCCACATTACCAGACAGCACCTCGGTAAGGCCTAGCTCGAGCTCCACAAACGCGACATTCACCTCACATCAGCGAAGACCACAGTCCCAACCACCGATCTCGAGCAAGAGTCCACCACGTCCAACGCAAAACATGGAACGGCTCGAAACGGACCATATCGATCGCTTGGGTCATATCAATAGTATCCAGGCGCAACGCCTGCTTCATGAGATTCGAGCTGAGGAAGTGGTGAATCGATATCGACAGAATGGTAATGGGGATGGTAATAGTGGTGGGCCTACGACACCAGTGAAGAGTAGTATAGATGTCGAGCCTTCTTCAGAGTCCGGCGCAGCTGCAACGAGTATTGATACTGATAAGACGATGGTACCCAGAAGTCGGCCGGAGGGATGGTGGAGTTCGACGAGTTCGAGTTCGGATAATCTTGTGGATAGTTCTACGCCGACGAGGCAGCGGTAA